A DNA window from Chitinibacter fontanus contains the following coding sequences:
- a CDS encoding chemotaxis protein CheW: protein MEQLLSEDGVNRELLVFALGKEEYGIDILKVQEIRGYDAVTSIANAPSFIKGVINLRGNIVPIVDLRVKFNIGNPSYDQFTVVIILNIAQRTLGIVVDGVSDVMTLSTEQLRNAPEFGAALDTAYILGLGTVDDRMIILVDIEKLMTSADMALVETAIA, encoded by the coding sequence ATGGAACAATTATTAAGCGAGGATGGGGTTAATCGGGAGCTATTAGTCTTTGCTTTAGGCAAGGAAGAATATGGAATAGATATCCTCAAGGTACAAGAAATTCGTGGCTATGATGCTGTAACGAGTATTGCAAATGCACCGAGTTTTATTAAAGGAGTTATTAATCTTCGCGGCAATATAGTTCCAATTGTTGATCTCAGGGTAAAGTTTAATATAGGTAACCCAAGCTACGACCAATTTACTGTTGTGATTATTTTGAATATTGCACAGCGTACTTTGGGTATTGTGGTGGATGGTGTTTCTGATGTAATGACTCTAAGCACCGAGCAGTTACGTAATGCGCCTGAGTTCGGTGCTGCACTTGATACCGCATATATTTTGGGTTTAGGCACCGTTGATGATCGAATGATTATTCTAGTCGATATAGAAAAACTAATGACTAGTGCGGATATGGCTTTAGTCGAAACCGCAATTGCATAA
- a CDS encoding chemotaxis protein CheW, translating to MTIDMSQFIAVFFDEAAEHLANMESLLLKIDVSAPDPEDLNAIFRAAHSIKGGAATFGFSDLTDVTHVLENLLDRIRKQEIALKAEMVDAFLQSGDVLQSMLGAHRENGDVDQNEIQRVTQMLTRLVADQEAPGQSSEQVLTIVIQAGESFDEQMLLDELANFGEVQDFEPGDIHSAWRYHLKTSASEPQLLDSITFLVAPERLSIETIENREAAFGLFPTTPAPALTVDEGFGFFEPLPNNQVEVNVEEQGYGFFAPITPPTPASEPSTAQIVEIAPVQAARVPNERNADKSSADSSIRVSVEKVDQLLNLVGELVITQSMLAQNALQLDPVLHEKLLSGVAQLERNTRELQESVMSIRMMPISFVFNRYPRLVRDLASKLGKQVELRMIGENTELDKGFIEKLSDPLTHLVRNSLDHGIEMPDVRLSRNKQAQGTLTLKAFHQGGNIVIEVSDDGAGLSRERILSKAKERGMSVSDNMSDNEVWMLIFEAGFSTAAEVTDVSGRGVGMDVVRKNIQAMGGRVEIQSMTGVGSTMSIRLPLTLAILDGMSISASDELYIIPLTFIIESLQPKSDEIKTLAGRGNVINVRGEYLPLIALYDIFNLSAKLKSFEDGLVIILEAEGQKVALFVDDLLGQHQVVVKNLETNYRRVNGVAGATIMGDGHVAFILDVAALVKMAQHVSSSDIAKLAA from the coding sequence ATGACCATCGATATGAGTCAGTTCATCGCAGTATTCTTTGATGAAGCTGCTGAGCATCTGGCCAATATGGAATCACTGCTTCTCAAAATTGATGTGAGTGCACCCGATCCAGAAGATCTGAACGCGATTTTTCGTGCCGCCCATTCGATTAAGGGCGGTGCAGCCACCTTTGGTTTTTCTGATCTCACCGATGTCACACATGTACTAGAAAACCTGCTCGATCGGATTCGCAAGCAAGAAATTGCGCTCAAAGCCGAGATGGTCGATGCCTTTTTGCAGTCTGGTGATGTATTGCAGTCCATGCTGGGCGCGCATCGTGAAAATGGTGATGTTGATCAAAATGAAATCCAGCGCGTTACGCAGATGCTGACGCGCTTAGTGGCAGATCAAGAAGCACCAGGCCAGTCTAGCGAGCAGGTACTGACCATTGTGATCCAGGCTGGAGAAAGTTTTGATGAGCAGATGCTGCTCGATGAATTGGCTAACTTTGGCGAAGTGCAAGATTTTGAGCCTGGCGATATTCACTCTGCTTGGCGCTACCACCTGAAAACAAGCGCCTCAGAACCTCAATTATTAGACTCCATCACGTTTTTGGTGGCGCCTGAAAGATTATCAATTGAAACGATCGAGAATAGAGAGGCCGCGTTTGGGTTATTTCCTACCACGCCGGCTCCCGCATTAACTGTTGATGAAGGTTTTGGCTTTTTTGAGCCTCTGCCAAATAATCAAGTTGAAGTTAATGTGGAAGAGCAAGGTTATGGCTTCTTTGCGCCCATCACTCCCCCGACTCCAGCGTCAGAACCTAGCACTGCGCAAATCGTAGAAATTGCCCCAGTGCAGGCCGCTAGGGTGCCAAACGAGCGCAATGCAGATAAAAGCTCGGCGGACTCGTCAATTCGGGTGAGCGTCGAAAAAGTTGATCAACTACTCAATTTGGTCGGTGAGTTGGTCATTACGCAATCAATGCTGGCACAAAATGCTTTGCAGCTTGACCCAGTATTGCATGAAAAATTGCTCAGTGGTGTGGCGCAGCTTGAGCGCAACACGCGGGAATTACAAGAATCGGTGATGTCAATTCGGATGATGCCGATTTCGTTTGTATTTAATCGCTACCCCCGTTTGGTCAGAGATTTGGCAAGCAAATTAGGTAAGCAAGTTGAGCTGCGCATGATCGGTGAAAATACCGAGTTGGATAAAGGATTCATTGAAAAATTAAGCGACCCACTTACACATCTGGTACGCAATAGCTTGGATCATGGCATCGAAATGCCGGATGTACGGTTAAGCCGCAATAAACAAGCGCAAGGCACCTTGACGCTGAAGGCCTTTCATCAGGGCGGCAATATTGTAATTGAGGTGAGTGATGACGGCGCGGGTTTAAGTCGCGAGCGTATTCTGAGTAAAGCCAAAGAACGTGGTATGTCAGTCAGTGACAATATGTCAGATAACGAAGTCTGGATGCTGATTTTTGAAGCTGGCTTTTCAACTGCCGCAGAAGTCACCGATGTGTCAGGGCGTGGCGTTGGTATGGACGTTGTGCGCAAAAATATTCAAGCAATGGGTGGCCGCGTTGAGATTCAATCAATGACTGGGGTCGGCTCAACGATGAGTATTCGCTTGCCGCTGACATTGGCCATTTTAGATGGAATGTCAATTTCTGCCTCTGATGAGCTCTACATTATCCCACTCACTTTCATTATTGAATCACTGCAGCCTAAGTCGGACGAAATAAAAACACTGGCCGGGCGAGGTAATGTGATCAATGTTCGTGGCGAATATCTTCCTCTAATTGCGCTATATGACATTTTCAATTTATCAGCAAAATTAAAATCATTTGAAGATGGTCTAGTTATCATTCTTGAAGCGGAAGGCCAGAAAGTCGCATTGTTTGTTGATGATTTATTGGGCCAGCATCAGGTAGTTGTGAAAAATCTAGAAACTAATTATCGCCGCGTTAATGGCGTGGCTGGTGCAACAATTATGGGTGATGGGCATGTTGCATTTATTCTGGATGTGGCTGCGTTAGTGAAAATGGCACAGCATGTTTCTTCGTCAGATATTGCTAAATTGGCAGCGTAG
- a CDS encoding response regulator, which produces MAKKILAVDDSASIRQMVSFTLRSAGYEVVEAVDGNAGVTQAKTAQVDLVLTDQNMPGMDGLTLIRTLRGLPQYATTPILMLTTESSDAMKQQGRAVGATGWLVKPFDPQKLLEVVRKVIG; this is translated from the coding sequence ATGGCAAAAAAAATACTGGCAGTGGATGACTCTGCTTCCATCCGGCAGATGGTGAGTTTCACTCTGCGTAGCGCAGGCTATGAGGTCGTAGAAGCGGTCGATGGTAATGCTGGCGTGACTCAGGCTAAAACAGCGCAGGTAGATCTGGTGCTTACCGATCAAAACATGCCAGGAATGGATGGCTTAACACTCATTCGCACCCTCCGTGGGTTACCGCAATATGCCACCACGCCCATTCTGATGCTGACAACCGAGTCGAGCGATGCAATGAAGCAGCAAGGTCGCGCAGTGGGTGCCACTGGGTGGTTGGTCAAACCCTTTGACCCACAAAAATTACTCGAAGTTGTCCGTAAAGTCATTGGCTAG
- a CDS encoding glutathione S-transferase N-terminal domain-containing protein has protein sequence MTQTALPILYSFRRCPYAIRARMAIYLSGVSVQLREVVLRDKPAELLAASTKGTVPVLVLPVGAVLDQSLDIMLWALRQHDPMGILKRDLDYQLQLIAEHDLQFKPLLDRYKYPERFPELAAEEHQYHAMYWLKENIEKRLEIDTPSFESKITLSDLAIMPFIRQCAAVDPRVFQRLASPTLQSWLATFCAGELFTAVMDKYPTWQTGTEGIPFGRST, from the coding sequence ATGACCCAAACTGCATTACCGATCTTGTATTCGTTCCGACGCTGCCCATACGCGATTCGAGCGCGAATGGCGATATATTTAAGCGGTGTTTCAGTGCAATTACGTGAGGTTGTATTGCGCGATAAACCCGCAGAATTATTAGCCGCATCAACCAAAGGCACTGTGCCAGTGCTGGTATTGCCAGTGGGAGCTGTACTTGATCAGAGTCTGGATATTATGTTGTGGGCTTTGCGTCAGCACGACCCTATGGGGATACTGAAACGTGATCTGGATTACCAGCTGCAGTTGATTGCTGAACACGATTTGCAATTTAAACCCTTACTGGATCGCTATAAGTATCCCGAACGGTTTCCCGAGCTAGCCGCAGAAGAGCACCAATACCATGCCATGTATTGGCTTAAAGAGAATATTGAAAAAAGGCTCGAGATCGATACCCCAAGTTTTGAATCAAAAATCACCTTAAGTGATTTGGCAATCATGCCATTTATACGCCAATGTGCAGCCGTAGATCCGCGTGTATTTCAGAGATTAGCCAGCCCAACATTGCAGTCTTGGCTGGCAACATTTTGCGCGGGCGAACTCTTTACTGCGGTGATGGATAAATATCCAACATGGCAAACCGGCACCGAAGGTATCCCATTTGGCCGTTCTACTTGA
- a CDS encoding YebC/PmpR family DNA-binding transcriptional regulator, giving the protein MAGHSKWANIQHRKGRQDAKRGQIFTKLIKEITVAAKMGGGDITMNPRLRLAIDKAKAQSMPKDNIESAIKRGTGSLDGVDYIETRYEGYGLGGAAVMVDCLTDNRTRTVADVRHVFSKYGGNMGTDGCVSFQFKHCGYLIFAPGTDEDALMEAALEAGADDVTTNDDGSIEVITPPYEFVTIKETLEAAGFKAEMGESTMKPQGETELTGEDAIKMQKLIDMMEALDDVQNVYTTAVFDEEA; this is encoded by the coding sequence ATGGCTGGACACAGTAAATGGGCGAATATTCAGCATCGTAAAGGTCGTCAGGACGCCAAGCGCGGCCAGATTTTTACCAAGCTGATCAAGGAAATCACCGTAGCAGCAAAAATGGGTGGCGGTGATATCACAATGAACCCGCGTCTGCGTCTGGCGATTGATAAAGCCAAAGCGCAATCGATGCCCAAAGACAATATCGAAAGCGCAATCAAACGTGGCACTGGCTCGCTCGACGGCGTTGATTACATTGAAACCCGTTACGAAGGTTATGGCTTGGGCGGCGCAGCGGTAATGGTCGATTGCCTGACCGACAACCGCACCCGTACCGTGGCCGATGTGCGTCATGTCTTTAGCAAATACGGCGGCAATATGGGTACTGACGGCTGCGTGAGCTTTCAGTTTAAACACTGCGGCTACCTCATTTTCGCTCCGGGCACTGACGAAGATGCCTTGATGGAAGCTGCGCTTGAAGCGGGTGCCGATGATGTAACGACCAATGACGATGGTTCAATCGAAGTCATCACCCCACCATACGAATTCGTGACGATCAAAGAGACGCTGGAAGCAGCCGGTTTTAAAGCCGAAATGGGCGAATCTACGATGAAACCACAAGGCGAAACCGAGCTAACGGGTGAAGATGCGATCAAAATGCAAAAACTGATCGACATGATGGAAGCGCTCGACGACGTCCAGAACGTCTACACCACTGCAGTATTTGATGAAGAAGCGTAA
- a CDS encoding response regulator has product MDETAEKPSILVVDDDALIRKLIRRVLDSHYQIVEAADGEEGLAIARQSLPAAVIADVQMPKLDGFSLCKSIADDFELADTPVMLMSAVENMDELLNVYDVGGQGFITKPINPKLLLTRIARMLQLRHEREQLKSQIQFATSTAFTAMNSMGETGVVLQTIQKFTHCQSAHQLAVELLTALKQFDLTGVAEVLVGNSVATLSHKGAASDVECAVIQKMADMERVVQFKTRLSVNFPAIKLLVNNMPVDDLERCGRLRDHLAILAESAESHVAAIRANNVISGFQTNLATALIDIDEQQRLSKQKRAILFGDSMMQLEQSFNALGLTDQQEDNLINIVRETWNAMSATYDEDAALQDKLTQIVKTLKTQLD; this is encoded by the coding sequence ATGGATGAAACCGCGGAAAAACCAAGCATTCTGGTCGTAGATGATGATGCGCTAATTCGCAAATTAATCCGGCGTGTACTCGATAGCCACTACCAGATTGTGGAAGCTGCGGATGGTGAAGAAGGCTTAGCAATCGCTCGCCAATCTCTACCCGCGGCGGTCATCGCTGATGTGCAAATGCCCAAATTGGATGGTTTCAGCTTATGCAAAAGCATTGCCGATGATTTTGAATTGGCCGATACACCAGTGATGCTGATGTCTGCGGTCGAAAACATGGATGAACTGCTGAATGTTTATGACGTCGGTGGTCAGGGTTTTATTACCAAACCCATCAACCCCAAACTACTCCTAACGCGTATTGCCCGTATGCTGCAGCTACGCCATGAGCGTGAACAACTAAAATCACAAATTCAATTTGCTACCTCTACCGCCTTCACCGCCATGAACAGCATGGGTGAAACGGGTGTCGTATTACAAACTATTCAGAAATTCACACACTGCCAATCGGCGCATCAATTAGCGGTGGAATTGCTAACGGCACTTAAACAATTTGATCTTACTGGCGTTGCTGAAGTGCTGGTTGGCAATAGTGTTGCCACGCTCAGTCATAAAGGCGCGGCCAGCGATGTGGAGTGCGCCGTAATCCAAAAAATGGCCGATATGGAACGTGTTGTGCAGTTTAAAACTCGCCTGTCGGTCAATTTTCCTGCAATCAAACTACTCGTTAACAATATGCCAGTGGATGATCTCGAACGCTGTGGACGCCTACGTGACCATCTGGCGATTTTGGCCGAATCAGCTGAATCCCATGTTGCGGCCATTCGCGCCAACAATGTGATTAGCGGGTTTCAAACGAATCTAGCCACTGCACTGATTGATATTGATGAGCAGCAACGGCTTAGCAAGCAAAAGCGAGCCATCCTATTTGGGGACTCCATGATGCAGTTAGAACAATCGTTTAACGCACTGGGGCTCACCGATCAACAGGAAGACAATTTAATTAATATCGTCCGCGAAACATGGAACGCCATGTCCGCTACCTATGATGAAGATGCCGCGCTACAAGATAAGCTCACGCAAATTGTCAAAACACTTAAAACACAATTAGATTAA
- a CDS encoding elongation factor P: protein MKTAHEVRAGNVILVDGQPLVVQKTEFSKSGRNASVVKVKSKGLLSGSGSEVVYKSDDKLEVVVLDRLACTYSYFADPMYVFMDEEFNQYEVEADNLGDTLGLIVDGMEDKCEVTFYDGKAISVELPTVVVREVEYTEPAVRGDTSGKVMKPAKLVGSDLNIQVAAFIDIGDKIEIDTRTLEFKKRAN, encoded by the coding sequence ATCAAAACCGCACACGAAGTACGCGCTGGTAACGTAATCTTGGTTGACGGCCAACCTTTGGTCGTTCAAAAAACCGAGTTCTCAAAATCTGGCCGTAACGCTTCGGTTGTTAAAGTAAAATCAAAGGGCCTGTTGTCAGGCTCTGGCTCTGAAGTGGTTTACAAATCAGACGACAAACTCGAAGTGGTGGTGTTGGATCGTTTGGCTTGTACTTACAGCTACTTCGCTGACCCAATGTACGTATTCATGGACGAAGAGTTCAACCAATACGAAGTTGAAGCTGACAACTTGGGCGATACACTCGGCCTGATCGTTGATGGCATGGAAGACAAATGTGAAGTAACTTTCTACGACGGCAAAGCGATCTCTGTTGAATTGCCAACAGTTGTAGTGCGTGAAGTTGAATACACTGAGCCAGCAGTTCGTGGCGACACTTCAGGCAAAGTAATGAAACCAGCTAAATTGGTTGGTTCTGATCTGAATATCCAAGTAGCGGCATTTATCGACATCGGCGACAAAATCGAGATCGATACCCGTACTCTGGAATTCAAAAAACGCGCTAACTAA
- the earP gene encoding elongation factor P maturation arginine rhamnosyltransferase EarP → MQQQTWAIFCRVVDNYGDIGVCWRLARQLANEFVLDVTLWVDDLASFAQIRPDINPQLASQSLEGVTVRHWTPDFPHAEAAADVVIEAFACEIPVAYLAQMQARSSSPVWINLEYLSAEDWVEGCHGLPSPQAGLQKYFFFPGFTTGTGGLFSERQQRELQLGWGDEQGAAFIRQLIPPLATRRSDQLLISLFAYEPECLQTWLSLLAQQATLVHLVVPRGRVLLAMNLDHCSLWQCINGVYQQGSLRVYPIPMLSQDDYDRLLLSCDINFVRGEDSFLRAQWAAQPFVWHIYPQQEDAHLEKLAAFLNRYLADAPADVVAAIVPMMQVWNQGGALAPAWQALLSNREVLAKHARQWREKLIELGDLATNLVRFVNSKVK, encoded by the coding sequence ATGCAGCAGCAAACTTGGGCGATTTTTTGCCGAGTCGTTGATAACTACGGCGATATTGGCGTGTGCTGGCGCTTAGCGCGGCAATTGGCCAATGAATTTGTGCTAGATGTCACCCTGTGGGTCGATGATCTAGCCAGCTTTGCCCAAATTCGCCCAGATATCAATCCACAACTAGCCTCGCAATCACTTGAAGGCGTCACTGTGCGGCACTGGACGCCTGACTTTCCCCACGCAGAAGCCGCGGCCGATGTGGTGATTGAAGCGTTCGCCTGCGAGATTCCTGTCGCTTATCTGGCGCAAATGCAGGCCCGCAGCAGCTCGCCGGTTTGGATTAATCTTGAATATCTTAGTGCTGAAGACTGGGTGGAGGGCTGTCACGGCCTGCCGTCCCCGCAAGCTGGCCTACAAAAATACTTTTTCTTTCCCGGCTTTACTACCGGCACTGGCGGGCTGTTTAGCGAGCGACAGCAGCGTGAGCTGCAATTGGGCTGGGGTGACGAGCAGGGTGCAGCGTTTATACGCCAACTGATTCCGCCGCTCGCCACTCGTCGGAGCGATCAATTATTAATCTCGCTGTTTGCCTATGAGCCAGAGTGCCTGCAAACTTGGCTCTCGTTACTGGCTCAACAAGCCACGCTAGTCCATCTGGTTGTACCACGGGGGAGGGTATTGCTCGCAATGAATTTAGATCATTGCTCTCTATGGCAATGCATTAATGGGGTATATCAGCAAGGCTCACTGCGGGTTTACCCGATACCGATGTTGTCGCAAGACGATTACGATCGCCTCTTACTTAGTTGCGACATTAATTTTGTCCGTGGTGAAGATTCATTCTTGCGTGCGCAATGGGCCGCGCAGCCCTTTGTATGGCATATTTACCCGCAGCAAGAAGATGCGCATTTGGAGAAATTAGCCGCTTTTTTAAACCGCTATCTGGCTGATGCGCCCGCTGACGTGGTGGCGGCAATTGTGCCGATGATGCAGGTCTGGAATCAGGGAGGAGCGCTCGCGCCCGCTTGGCAAGCGCTGCTATCCAACCGCGAGGTGCTGGCTAAGCATGCTCGGCAGTGGCGGGAAAAATTGATTGAACTGGGTGATCTCGCGACTAATCTGGTCAGATTCGTCAATTCCAAGGTAAAATAG
- a CDS encoding lytic transglycosylase domain-containing protein encodes MSLIFRYFWQFFWAFPCLAWANNAQFFARADLESSDPWQAAAYYCVQARQGNIEAQYRLGVLYAFGLGVPENRPAAASLFSIAAEQGHHQAQDMLDTIRISQNQLPACVLSAVLPEKAPVVAGSILRITFKGEQQRTARIITQIARWHGVDPNFALSIAVVESRLQTFAVSPKSAMGVMQLIPDTAARFNVQDAFNVSQNVKGGVRYLRLLLDRYQGRIDLVSAAYNAGEGAVDKYRGIPPYRETQQYVSKIQKLYPAPIHLPDVERFSQMGSKHWQ; translated from the coding sequence ATGTCGCTGATCTTTCGCTATTTTTGGCAGTTTTTCTGGGCTTTTCCTTGTTTGGCTTGGGCCAATAATGCGCAGTTTTTTGCCCGTGCTGACCTAGAGTCAAGCGATCCTTGGCAAGCCGCTGCGTATTATTGTGTGCAAGCGAGGCAAGGTAATATTGAAGCCCAGTATCGCTTAGGTGTGCTTTACGCATTCGGCTTGGGTGTACCTGAAAATCGGCCCGCAGCGGCTAGCTTATTTTCTATCGCCGCCGAGCAAGGGCATCATCAGGCGCAGGATATGCTCGATACGATTCGAATTAGCCAAAACCAATTACCTGCCTGTGTACTGAGTGCGGTTTTGCCGGAAAAAGCGCCGGTTGTAGCGGGATCAATTTTGCGTATTACCTTTAAGGGTGAACAACAACGCACCGCACGGATTATTACCCAGATCGCGCGCTGGCATGGTGTGGACCCCAATTTTGCCTTGAGTATTGCGGTGGTGGAGTCACGGCTGCAAACCTTTGCGGTCTCGCCCAAGTCGGCGATGGGCGTGATGCAATTAATTCCAGATACGGCCGCGCGCTTTAATGTGCAAGATGCTTTTAATGTCAGCCAGAATGTGAAAGGTGGCGTGCGCTATTTACGATTATTACTAGATCGCTATCAAGGCAGAATTGATCTGGTTTCTGCCGCTTACAACGCAGGTGAAGGCGCGGTCGATAAATACCGTGGCATTCCTCCCTATCGCGAAACCCAGCAATACGTTAGCAAAATTCAAAAGCTCTATCCCGCGCCGATTCATTTACCGGATGTTGAACGCTTTAGCCAGATGGGGAGCAAACACTGGCAATAA
- a CDS encoding UDP-glucose dehydrogenase family protein, translating into MRITVIGSGYVGLVTGACLAEYGNQVVCLDLDAEKVAQLQQGNVHIYEPGLEELIRRNMQAGRLHFTADIGASVAHGTIQFIAVGTPADEDGSADLQYVLAAASNIGRYLNEYKVIVNKSTVPVGTADLVKQAVQAQLDLRQQRSSFSVVSNPEFLKEGAAVDDFMRPDRIVIGTEDETAKDLMQAIYAPLVRNHDRILSMDLRSAELTKYAANAMLATRISFMNELANLSEVLGADIELVRKGIGSDPRIGYHFLYPGVGYGGSCFPKDVQALQQTAMQFGEPLKILQAVHDVNRLQKNILLNKIMAHFGSDLRGLHFAVWGLAFKPDTDDLREAPSLVLIEGLLACGATVAAHDPVANDKAAQYFAGRAGLQFTELPMQALEQANALVIVTEWKAFRSPDFASIKKSLRSAIIFDGRNLYEPKRMKAEEISYYPIGREQILPHSSPALVVQSTAVAY; encoded by the coding sequence ATGCGAATTACGGTGATTGGTTCTGGGTATGTGGGCTTAGTAACTGGGGCCTGTTTGGCTGAATATGGTAATCAAGTGGTCTGCCTTGATCTGGACGCTGAGAAGGTGGCTCAGCTGCAGCAAGGCAATGTGCATATTTACGAACCGGGTTTGGAAGAGCTAATCCGTCGCAATATGCAAGCTGGGCGGCTGCATTTCACTGCAGATATTGGCGCATCGGTTGCACACGGTACCATCCAGTTTATTGCGGTGGGTACTCCGGCAGACGAAGATGGCTCTGCCGATTTACAGTATGTTTTGGCCGCTGCAAGCAATATTGGTAGGTATTTGAATGAATACAAAGTGATCGTCAATAAATCGACAGTGCCGGTCGGTACCGCCGATTTGGTCAAGCAAGCTGTGCAAGCTCAGCTGGATTTACGCCAACAGCGCAGTAGTTTTAGCGTGGTGTCGAATCCCGAATTTTTAAAAGAGGGCGCTGCGGTTGATGATTTCATGCGCCCCGATCGAATTGTGATTGGTACTGAAGATGAAACTGCAAAAGATTTAATGCAGGCCATTTATGCGCCGCTGGTGCGTAACCACGATCGTATTCTGAGCATGGATTTGCGCTCGGCAGAACTAACGAAGTACGCGGCCAATGCAATGCTTGCAACGCGGATTTCATTTATGAATGAATTAGCCAATCTATCCGAAGTATTGGGCGCGGATATTGAATTAGTGCGCAAAGGCATCGGTTCGGACCCCAGGATCGGCTATCACTTTTTATATCCCGGTGTCGGTTATGGCGGCTCCTGCTTTCCTAAGGACGTGCAGGCGTTGCAGCAAACGGCCATGCAATTTGGTGAGCCATTGAAAATTCTGCAAGCAGTGCATGATGTCAATCGACTGCAAAAGAATATCTTGCTCAATAAAATCATGGCGCATTTTGGCTCGGATTTACGCGGCCTGCATTTTGCGGTGTGGGGCTTAGCGTTTAAGCCTGACACCGATGATTTGCGCGAAGCGCCAAGTCTGGTGCTGATTGAAGGCTTACTGGCCTGCGGTGCTACGGTTGCTGCGCATGATCCGGTGGCAAATGATAAAGCCGCGCAGTATTTTGCCGGTCGGGCAGGGCTGCAGTTTACAGAATTACCAATGCAGGCGCTGGAGCAGGCTAATGCTTTGGTGATTGTGACCGAGTGGAAGGCTTTTCGTAGCCCTGATTTTGCTAGCATCAAGAAGAGCTTGCGTTCCGCTATTATCTTTGATGGTCGCAATCTGTATGAGCCGAAGCGGATGAAAGCTGAAGAAATTAGCTACTACCCGATTGGGCGCGAGCAAATCTTGCCGCATAGCTCACCGGCTTTGGTGGTGCAGAGCACCGCAGTAGCATATTGA
- a CDS encoding OmpA family protein, with product MKKLIIPTLVAISLSVSGCANLTPEQQGAMLGALGGAAAGAVISKASKGSHTGRDAAIGAAIGAIGGYAWSSHMEKQRKEMEEAAKGTGIEVSKTPNNELKLEVPSDFSFDTGKATIKPNMRPVLDKLGQTLNQNTVTQVRIVGHTDSTGTDAINEPLSVNRAAAVQSYLIGRNVAGNRMSIEGRGSREPVADNSTTAGKAQNRRVEIFVAEPAQQQ from the coding sequence ATGAAAAAACTGATCATCCCTACCCTGGTGGCCATTAGTCTGAGTGTTTCAGGTTGCGCCAACTTAACACCTGAGCAACAAGGCGCCATGCTCGGCGCTCTTGGCGGCGCAGCTGCCGGTGCAGTGATTAGTAAAGCATCAAAAGGCAGCCACACTGGTCGCGATGCGGCGATTGGCGCAGCAATTGGTGCGATTGGTGGTTATGCCTGGTCTTCGCACATGGAAAAACAACGCAAAGAAATGGAAGAAGCCGCCAAAGGCACCGGTATTGAAGTAAGCAAAACGCCAAACAATGAATTGAAATTGGAAGTGCCTAGCGATTTCTCATTTGATACCGGCAAAGCCACCATCAAACCAAATATGCGTCCGGTGTTAGATAAACTCGGTCAGACACTGAATCAAAATACCGTGACCCAAGTGCGCATTGTGGGTCACACAGACAGTACGGGCACCGATGCGATCAATGAGCCGCTGTCGGTTAACCGCGCAGCAGCAGTACAGTCATATTTAATTGGCCGTAATGTGGCAGGCAACCGAATGAGTATCGAAGGCCGTGGCTCACGTGAGCCCGTGGCGGATAACAGCACCACAGCCGGTAAAGCACAGAATCGCCGGGTAGAGATTTTCGTTGCCGAGCCTGCCCAGCAGCAATAA